The following are from one region of the Magallana gigas chromosome 6, xbMagGiga1.1, whole genome shotgun sequence genome:
- the LOC105347910 gene encoding zinc transporter ZIP3 produces MSPPEVDMDVVVAKIISLIISTVISVLLGLFPCKLYQHFAENIARIQKAVDYSISSMKCFSGGIFLGTCFLHLIPETRKKIEAVMTQSRSYSQYPVAELLTVVGFFGVLFMEHAIRSLYKKLQRLTDRERDYDGGNMFAFSSCRFGGSESDLDEHSVNSISMQDTLQAEHNTFIKSTEQEETKEAPETDIEPAPLQDLPVKSVVSELSRGDDSRKGQMRSAIFITALSFHGVFEGMTLGLQSMESNVWVLCFAITMHRGILAFGMGLEHMRNEVKHRTMIFSVSSFSLLAAVGIIIGIAISTGAQLYEDVLLPDAILQSLATGTLFYIIFFDILYKELNGNKEVKKLSCVFVGFSVMAIIFAVTRR; encoded by the coding sequence ATGTCCCCACCGGAAGTGGACATGGATGTCGTGGTGGCAAAAATAATCTCGCTGATAATATCCACCGTGATATCCGTCCTCCTAGGGCTCTTCCCGTGTAAACTCTACCAGCACTTTGCCGAAAACATCGCACGAATACAGAAAGCAGTAGATTATTCCATCTCATCCATGAAGTGCTTTTCCGGGGGCATATTTCTTGGAACATGTTTCCTTCACCTGATTCCAGAAACTCGTAAAAAGATCGAGGCTGTGATGACCCAGTCACGGTCCTACTCACAATACCCTGTGGCCGAGTTGCTCACTGTTGTAGGTTTCTTCGGAGTTTTGTTCATGGAGCACGCCATTAGGTCTCTGTACAAGAAACTCCAGCGTTTGACGGACAGAGAACGAGATTATGATGGTGGAAATATGTTTGCGTTCAGCAGTTGCAGATTTGGAGGAAGTGAAAGTGATTTAGACGAACATAGTGTAAACTCTATAAGCATGCAGGATACACTGCAAGCTGAACACAACACATTCATTAAATCGACGGAACAGGAAGAAACAAAGGAAGCCCCGGAGACTGACATCGAACCAGCGCCCCTCCAGGATCTTCCGGTCAAATCAGTTGTGTCAGAACTTAGCAGGGGAGATGATTCCAGAAAAGGACAGAtgaggtcagccatttttattACGGCCTTATCCTTCCACGGTGTGTTCGAAGGAATGACTCTAGGACTACAGAGTATGGAGAGTAACGTCTGGGTCCTATGTTTCGCCATCACAATGCATCGGGGGATATTGGCTTTCGGAATGGGGCTAGAACACATGAGGAATGAGGTAAAACACCGTACAATGATTTTCAGTGTTTCTTCATTTTCTCTTCTGGCTGCTGTGGGAATTATAATCGGGATCGCTATTTCAACAGGTGCACAGCTTTACGAAGACGTTCTACTTCCTGACGCCATCTTACAAAGCTTGGCTACAGGAACACTGTTTTATATAATCTTTTTTGATATTCTCTACAAGGAACTGAACGGAAACAAAGAGGTCAAAAAGCTGTCGTGTGTTTTCGTTGGTTTCTCTGTCATGGCCATAATATTTGCAGTCACACGAAGGTGA